The Oharaeibacter diazotrophicus genome has a segment encoding these proteins:
- a CDS encoding Hsp33 family molecular chaperone gives MVDPVTDGPVPGDDSVLPFAVEGLDARGRVVTLGAAVDSILHRHDYPPAVSRLLGEAVALTALLGTSLKFSGRFILQTQSDGPVHMLVVDFETPDRIRACARFDRDRVVAASAAGADSPEALLGTGTLAMTVDQGGYTARYQGIVPLDGRSLEEAAHLYFAQSEQIPTRVRLAVTEVLTRDPGRGPRRSWRAGGLLVQFLPESADRVKQRDLAPGDAPEGTVVPPVDEDDAWNEVLSLVGTVEDVELTDPAVPAETLLYRLFHERGVRVFERQPLVERCRCSRERVDDMLKSFTPEERRDMIEGGRIGVTCEFCSSHYDFDPADYDIAD, from the coding sequence ATGGTGGATCCCGTGACGGACGGCCCGGTTCCCGGCGACGACAGCGTGCTGCCCTTCGCGGTCGAGGGGCTCGACGCCCGCGGCCGGGTGGTGACGCTCGGGGCGGCGGTGGATTCGATCCTGCACCGCCACGACTATCCGCCGGCGGTGTCGCGCCTGCTCGGCGAGGCGGTGGCGCTCACCGCCCTGCTCGGCACGTCGCTGAAGTTCTCGGGCCGCTTCATCCTGCAGACCCAGTCCGACGGGCCGGTGCACATGCTGGTGGTCGACTTCGAGACCCCGGACCGCATCCGCGCCTGCGCCCGCTTCGATCGAGACCGCGTCGTCGCCGCCAGCGCGGCCGGTGCGGACTCGCCCGAGGCGCTACTCGGCACCGGCACGCTGGCGATGACGGTGGACCAGGGCGGCTACACCGCGCGCTACCAGGGCATCGTGCCGCTCGACGGCCGCTCGCTCGAGGAGGCGGCCCACCTCTATTTCGCCCAGTCGGAGCAGATCCCGACAAGGGTCCGCCTCGCGGTCACCGAGGTGCTGACGCGCGATCCCGGCCGCGGGCCGCGGCGGTCCTGGCGGGCCGGCGGCCTGCTGGTGCAGTTCCTGCCCGAGAGCGCCGACCGCGTGAAGCAGCGCGACCTCGCCCCCGGCGACGCGCCCGAGGGCACGGTGGTGCCGCCGGTCGACGAGGACGACGCCTGGAACGAGGTGCTGAGCCTCGTCGGCACCGTCGAAGACGTCGAGTTGACCGATCCGGCAGTCCCCGCGGAGACGCTGCTCTACCGGCTGTTCCACGAGCGCGGCGTCCGCGTGTTCGAGCGCCAGCCGCTGGTCGAGCGCTGCCGCTGCTCGCGCGAGCGGGTCGACGACATGCTGAAGAGCTTCACGCCGGAAGAGCGGCGCGACATGATCGAGGGTGGCCGCATCGGCGTCACCTGCGAATTCTGCTCCAGCCACTACGACTTCGATCCCGCCGACTACGACATCGCGGACTGA
- a CDS encoding alpha/beta family hydrolase: protein MIAPALLVDAPVVPRGTLVLAHGAGAPMDSAWMASATAALVEAGLRVVRFEFPYMAARRDGARRPPPKADSLVPAWRAALDVVLARFDGPVLIGGKSLGGRVATMTAADPLDPRVVGVVALGYPFHPPGAPEKLRLAPLAAARLPVTIVQGERDPFGNRVEVAGYDLPAGVAIRWCADGDHDLAPRRASGHTLAGHLATATAAAVAALAGTAQSAMS from the coding sequence GTGATCGCCCCGGCTCTCCTCGTCGACGCGCCCGTGGTGCCGCGCGGCACGCTCGTCCTTGCCCACGGCGCCGGCGCGCCGATGGACAGCGCGTGGATGGCCTCGGCCACCGCCGCCCTGGTGGAGGCGGGCCTTCGCGTCGTCCGCTTCGAGTTCCCCTACATGGCCGCCCGCCGCGACGGCGCCCGCCGGCCGCCGCCGAAGGCCGACAGCCTCGTCCCGGCTTGGCGCGCCGCCCTCGACGTCGTCCTCGCGCGCTTCGACGGTCCCGTCCTGATCGGCGGCAAGTCGCTCGGCGGCCGGGTCGCGACGATGACCGCCGCCGATCCGCTCGACCCGCGCGTCGTCGGTGTCGTCGCGCTCGGCTATCCGTTCCATCCGCCCGGCGCACCGGAGAAGCTGCGGCTGGCGCCGCTCGCGGCGGCCCGGCTGCCGGTGACGATCGTCCAGGGCGAACGCGACCCGTTCGGGAACCGCGTCGAGGTCGCGGGCTACGATCTGCCGGCCGGTGTCGCGATCCGCTGGTGCGCCGACGGCGACCACGACCTCGCGCCACGCCGGGCGAGCGGCCACACGCTCGCCGGCCATCTCGCCACGGCCACGGCGGCCGCCGTCGCGGCGCTCGCCGGGACGGCTCAGTCCGCGATGTCGTAG
- a CDS encoding ornithine cyclodeaminase family protein, which produces MRIVTGEDIAAVLTPSAVIDALDAAFRSPIEVPLRHHHPMPRAGEPEATLLLMPAWHGAAAAGPHYTGIKIVSVVPGNAARGKATVIGSYLLMDGLTGAPLAVLDGRELTLWRTAAASALAASYLARPDARRLLMIGAGALAPFLIHAHAARRGIDEVEIWNRDPGKAAALAARLGGSLAGRPARISAVTDLDAALGRADIVSAATLAGEPLVRGERLAPGTHVDLVGGFTPDMREADDAAILRAELYADTRAGACHEAGDLVQPIRAGLITEDDVRADLFELCRGAHPGRTSAEAITLFKSVGTALEDLAAAALVIGRLDAAA; this is translated from the coding sequence ATGCGCATCGTCACCGGCGAGGACATCGCCGCCGTCCTGACGCCGTCGGCGGTGATCGACGCGCTCGACGCCGCCTTCCGCAGCCCGATCGAGGTGCCGCTCCGGCATCATCATCCGATGCCGCGCGCCGGCGAGCCCGAGGCGACGCTGCTGCTGATGCCGGCGTGGCACGGCGCCGCGGCCGCCGGCCCGCACTACACCGGCATCAAGATCGTCTCGGTCGTGCCCGGCAACGCGGCCCGCGGCAAGGCGACCGTGATCGGCTCCTATCTGCTGATGGACGGCCTCACCGGCGCGCCGCTCGCCGTGCTCGACGGCCGCGAGCTGACGCTGTGGCGCACCGCCGCCGCCTCCGCCCTCGCCGCCTCGTACCTCGCCCGGCCCGACGCCCGCCGTCTGCTGATGATCGGCGCCGGCGCGCTCGCGCCGTTCCTGATCCACGCCCACGCCGCCCGCCGCGGGATCGACGAGGTCGAAATCTGGAACCGCGATCCGGGCAAGGCCGCCGCCCTCGCCGCGCGGCTCGGCGGCTCGCTCGCCGGCCGGCCGGCGCGGATCTCCGCCGTCACCGACCTCGACGCCGCGCTCGGGCGCGCCGACATCGTCTCGGCCGCCACCCTCGCCGGCGAACCGCTGGTGCGGGGCGAGCGCCTCGCCCCCGGCACCCACGTCGACCTCGTCGGCGGCTTCACGCCGGACATGCGCGAGGCCGACGACGCCGCGATCCTCCGGGCCGAGCTCTACGCCGACACCCGCGCCGGCGCCTGCCACGAGGCCGGCGACCTCGTGCAGCCGATCCGCGCTGGCCTGATCACCGAGGACGACGTCCGCGCCGACCTGTTCGAGCTCTGCCGCGGCGCCCATCCCGGCCGGACGTCGGCCGAGGCGATCACCCTGTTCAAGTCGGTCGGCACCGCGCTCGAGGACCTCGCCGCCGCGGCGCTGGTGATCGGGCGGCTCGACGCCGCGGCGTGA
- a CDS encoding LapA family protein — MKSLVLLLVGGPVAVVLMAIAVVNNQPVTIAFDPFTPSTPFLALTVPLYVVFFGALLLGIALGGVATWARQGRFRKAARVNRREAARWRVEAERLKEVAAAPAPSGGTALPAPRRAA, encoded by the coding sequence TTGAAGAGCCTCGTCCTGCTGCTCGTCGGCGGCCCGGTCGCCGTGGTGCTGATGGCGATCGCGGTGGTCAACAACCAGCCCGTCACCATCGCCTTCGACCCCTTCACGCCGTCGACGCCCTTCCTGGCGCTGACGGTGCCGCTCTACGTCGTGTTCTTCGGCGCGCTGCTGCTCGGCATCGCGCTCGGCGGCGTCGCGACCTGGGCGCGCCAGGGCCGCTTCCGCAAGGCCGCCCGCGTCAACCGCCGCGAGGCGGCGCGCTGGCGCGTCGAGGCCGAGCGCCTCAAGGAAGTCGCGGCCGCCCCGGCGCCGTCAGGCGGCACCGCTCTCCCCGCCCCGCGCCGCGCCGCCTGA
- the ihfB gene encoding integration host factor subunit beta, whose amino-acid sequence MIKSELVSRIAAQNPHLYQRDVENIVNTILDKITEALANGDRVELRGFGAFSVKARDARIGRNPRTGEKVAVDKKSVPFFKTGKEMRERLNPDSDQA is encoded by the coding sequence ATGATCAAGTCGGAACTCGTCAGCCGCATCGCCGCGCAGAACCCGCATCTCTACCAGCGGGACGTCGAGAACATCGTCAACACCATCCTCGACAAGATCACCGAGGCCCTCGCCAACGGCGACCGCGTCGAGTTGCGCGGCTTCGGCGCCTTCTCGGTCAAGGCGCGCGACGCCCGGATCGGGCGCAACCCGCGCACCGGCGAGAAGGTCGCGGTCGACAAGAAGTCCGTGCCCTTCTTCAAGACGGGCAAGGAGATGCGCGAGCGGCTCAACCCGGATTCCGATCAGGCCTGA
- the sppA gene encoding signal peptide peptidase SppA — MTLTADAVVDRRRTRRKLVFWRAVAFLAVLAALAAALAWSGAGDGLAKREPHIARIEIGGVIMADRERDEMLADLAADDAVKGVIVAIDSPGGSTTGGEKLYDGLRAIAAKKPTVATVGTLAASAGYMAAIATDHIVAQRTSITGSIGVYFQYGKVTELLKTIGVEVDTVKSAPLKAEPSPFTDPEVPGAREMIARLVDDTYQWFVDIVAERRGLDRATALKLADGSIWSGRQALPLKLVDEIGGEDEAIAWLGTRKVDTALPVLDWEPKRDQGPFGLSGMARALVANVLGFDAGALAPIGSLDGLVSVWQAGTSDLK, encoded by the coding sequence ATGACCCTCACCGCCGACGCCGTCGTCGATCGCCGCCGCACCCGGCGCAAGCTGGTGTTCTGGCGCGCGGTCGCCTTCCTCGCCGTGCTGGCCGCGCTGGCGGCCGCGCTCGCCTGGTCGGGCGCCGGCGACGGTCTCGCCAAGCGCGAGCCGCACATCGCCCGCATCGAGATCGGCGGTGTCATCATGGCCGACCGCGAGCGCGACGAGATGCTGGCCGACCTCGCCGCCGACGACGCCGTCAAGGGCGTGATCGTGGCGATCGACAGCCCCGGCGGCTCCACCACCGGCGGCGAGAAGCTCTACGACGGTCTGCGCGCCATCGCGGCGAAGAAGCCGACGGTCGCCACCGTCGGCACGCTCGCCGCCTCGGCCGGCTACATGGCGGCGATCGCCACCGACCACATCGTCGCCCAGCGCACCTCGATCACCGGTTCGATCGGCGTCTACTTCCAGTACGGCAAGGTCACCGAACTCCTGAAGACCATCGGCGTCGAGGTCGACACCGTGAAGTCGGCCCCGCTCAAGGCCGAGCCGTCGCCCTTCACCGACCCCGAGGTGCCCGGCGCCCGCGAGATGATCGCCCGGCTGGTCGACGACACCTACCAGTGGTTCGTCGACATCGTCGCCGAGCGCCGCGGCCTCGACCGCGCCACGGCCCTGAAGCTCGCCGACGGTTCGATCTGGTCGGGCCGGCAGGCGCTGCCGCTGAAGCTGGTCGACGAGATCGGCGGCGAGGACGAGGCGATCGCATGGCTCGGCACCCGGAAGGTCGACACCGCCCTGCCGGTGCTCGACTGGGAGCCGAAGCGCGACCAGGGTCCGTTCGGCCTGTCCGGCATGGCACGCGCCCTGGTGGCGAACGTGCTCGGCTTCGATGCCGGCGCGCTCGCGCCGATCGGATCGCTTGACGGTCTGGTTTCGGTTTGGCAGGCTGGAACCTCCGACCTGAAATAG